In Candidatus Defluviibacterium haderslevense, the following are encoded in one genomic region:
- a CDS encoding T9SS type A sorting domain-containing protein: MKKTVNKLKMVFAVMLAVVYTTGVYAQAITFNSASSQNICGDNIAPNINQSSGGCILPPAGGIVTCNGLTIATGQATQFSMLLPALCNTTYKLTNVNLNFVINSWGCDFGLHMRNPLNNYVTLMQTVGLSSAGGTFNGINICDTSNVVYPATPTPGIYKQLSPAVGTGGTSACGQSCNATPPINSYCSLNDVVPAGTGIGGQWSLVFQNGWSGETGQMTSWALTFEPQATLPNFTGVTTLPLAPGSCAAAPIPCVAAGAFASCTAPGSVAPSTAAPFYAGYNVTTNVPAVQVSYAILTGPPTAATLSCINQAGFLPCPPAGIQFTSSGLKHILWRSSTGCGSFDTSYQAINIADLEPPTFVPACPKGNRVNLNAGPGECGAFWDAPAFMAIDNCPSTLIFGALGFSGGCNQYSQSFCGINACGDSGGYFFDLKNNTTKPMIISGFVSTFTDNGAGTQAGVFEVYMKNTPVSWRVGAGTIPTAQSCPNTNPRANWTLVKTTGAADSVRTSAWTAGTAGLTKDTLWIGKPANVFDTATACDGTQTFRRGLNSSPITLGPGEIRGIAILGAQNTGYSMNLPGFGTCATGNYGDGQLVINPIHNTPAGGIGGISVNAAGANFGTICVPFGFPGDVFYAFVDGGMAGMVPVSQTCGRPFGPGCYFPIGCTNLCYRATDAAGNVTVCNFQVCVNEWANQTLALVCNDEVQISLDQNCEATINADMVLEGGPYGCYDDYIVEVRLWTTTGNGGLIDRNLTKPGVQINGNEIGRELRITVRDPQTGNSCWGHATVEDKLPPVMTCPRDTCVPCQSPLTPSFTGQPTVLENCGGASVTYRDNATQGGCAARYSKLILRTFTAVDASGNRSVCTQTITVALGDLNIVSVPLNFDNIEEPMLLCDEKIDRNKNVGPHMADFPECVDGYLLDSAYWYANPNQPNIYPNRRIPRVLGWNCIDNPNSPNFGHPNPDPVYYPAHRQWSQTNPLCWGPDTRIMWHGTGKPGGTDCINLAVTYKDIIFDLATPGCDAGPIGCYKVLRQWTVLDWCTSLVGGHNQIIKVVDAEGPNILYPDSTRVNMETWTCTGRWDVPPAWIVDNCSNELHYTVEVENGTVLGNEVSGYVVVNMPEGLQNGYIIATDCCGNITKKVVKLNVIDRTPPQAVCRTATVVSLNGNQNPGTNYASIFAESFDEGSFDNCQPHIWFKVIRMAELLGTNSGSNSNNVVACAGLNGDDNTVLAGNQVYFDDVTRFCCADVGQKIMVVFRVFDVNPGAGPIAPINMTNPNSALFGRFSDCMVEVEVQDKSVPTVVAPPNMVVSCWYWFDITKANDPSDRQFGRVVTSLSDREKVKTSDIVCHKFCERNQYTGYPGYVQTNQVPVPAPNQACIYYNQLFDTAHWDRKYELVWGFDGYALSACGTNPTIVVNDLRECGQGQIQRIITATGPNNSRVNAIQTIWVVDCDPFYIDPLNCNDPRYSDIQWPNGVCNQNPIVIDGCGADISPENPQLGKPVVVNNADDNCALISIEKFDEIFTIEPDACFKVLRKWVVIDWCQYDPFIDPDFGRWEALQVIKVRDQDKPVVTCEVGPCEPAVIDPTLKVCVGHISLTATATDNCTPVDWLFWEYKIDAYNDGKGVHGGYDFRVGTLTQRQYNAGDTVEYSHNPFADDNHNPFNASGTYPIGIHKIRWNVEDGCGNIGVCETLFEIKDCKAPTPYCLTGVITVPMPSSKCVDIWAKDLDHGSYDNCTPKDSLKFYFDGDENKPSIRVCCDDFVAAGQNDELRIEVEMWVQDEEGNRDYCKTIVIVQDNLDSCLNTGSFGKITGSLKTEGSEEAKPVTMQLETANSAMKEVTGSPYTFGDLKFPIVYTVKPSRNDDHLNGVSTADIVKIQKHILGQIPITSPYKLIAADVNASGSITASDISEMRKLILGVQPTFTKVASWTFVPNSYVFADPSKPWNAPRSSTVSVNDKVEYKENFMAIKMGDVNGNAKAGLVGTSIRTTGTLNLEIEEGTVVAGQTYKMNVKSSDFASIAGYQFTMKYDNESLVYEGVERGVLNVNESNIGTIRSGVITTSWNSNVGESYKSNEVLYSIVFKATRSGNISKMISITSDVTRAEAYDNLDQVKEVKLGVRTDKGIVETGVFELYQNEPNPFSKESVISYRLPEASAVKLTVYDVTGKVVRVYELKGQKGLNSYKITKSELSVSGVLYYQLDAADHTATKRMVVIE, translated from the coding sequence ATGAAAAAAACAGTAAACAAATTAAAAATGGTGTTCGCAGTGATGCTTGCAGTCGTATATACGACTGGAGTGTATGCACAAGCAATCACTTTTAACTCTGCATCATCGCAGAATATATGCGGAGACAATATAGCTCCGAATATAAACCAATCCAGTGGAGGTTGTATATTGCCACCAGCTGGAGGTATAGTTACATGTAATGGTTTAACCATAGCAACTGGCCAAGCAACGCAGTTTTCTATGCTTTTACCTGCATTATGTAATACGACTTATAAATTAACGAATGTTAATTTAAATTTTGTCATTAACTCTTGGGGTTGTGATTTTGGATTACACATGCGTAATCCACTAAACAATTATGTAACCTTGATGCAAACGGTAGGTTTATCATCAGCAGGCGGTACTTTCAACGGTATCAATATCTGTGATACATCGAATGTAGTGTATCCGGCTACACCAACACCAGGTATCTATAAACAACTATCACCTGCAGTAGGAACTGGAGGAACATCAGCATGTGGACAATCATGTAATGCTACTCCACCAATCAACAGCTATTGCAGTTTGAACGATGTGGTTCCAGCAGGAACGGGAATAGGAGGACAATGGTCCTTAGTATTCCAAAACGGATGGAGTGGCGAGACTGGTCAAATGACCAGCTGGGCATTGACGTTCGAACCACAAGCTACGTTACCTAATTTTACAGGAGTAACTACATTGCCATTAGCGCCAGGTTCATGTGCAGCAGCACCAATACCATGTGTTGCGGCTGGAGCATTTGCTTCATGTACTGCACCTGGAAGTGTTGCGCCATCAACAGCAGCACCGTTTTATGCAGGATATAATGTAACAACAAATGTACCAGCAGTACAAGTTAGTTATGCAATATTAACAGGCCCACCAACTGCTGCGACTTTAAGTTGTATAAACCAAGCAGGATTTTTACCATGTCCACCAGCAGGAATACAATTTACATCATCAGGATTAAAACATATCTTATGGAGATCATCTACAGGATGTGGATCATTTGATACTTCATACCAAGCTATTAATATAGCAGATTTGGAACCACCAACATTTGTACCGGCATGCCCTAAAGGAAACAGAGTAAATCTTAATGCTGGTCCTGGAGAATGCGGTGCATTCTGGGATGCTCCAGCATTTATGGCAATAGATAACTGTCCTTCTACATTAATATTTGGAGCATTGGGATTTTCAGGAGGATGTAACCAATATTCACAAAGCTTCTGCGGTATTAACGCATGCGGTGATTCAGGTGGATATTTCTTCGACTTAAAGAACAATACAACAAAACCAATGATCATCAGTGGTTTCGTGTCAACATTTACAGATAATGGAGCAGGAACACAAGCAGGTGTATTTGAAGTATATATGAAAAATACCCCTGTGAGTTGGAGAGTTGGAGCAGGAACTATACCTACCGCTCAATCTTGCCCAAATACCAATCCAAGAGCGAACTGGACTTTAGTTAAGACTACAGGAGCAGCAGACTCAGTAAGAACATCAGCATGGACAGCAGGAACAGCTGGATTAACAAAAGATACATTATGGATCGGTAAGCCGGCGAATGTATTTGATACAGCGACAGCATGCGATGGAACACAAACATTCAGAAGAGGATTAAACAGCAGCCCAATAACCTTAGGCCCTGGAGAAATCCGAGGTATTGCGATCTTAGGAGCACAAAATACTGGATACAGTATGAACTTACCTGGATTTGGAACATGTGCTACAGGAAATTATGGAGACGGTCAGTTAGTGATCAATCCAATACACAATACACCAGCAGGTGGAATAGGAGGTATCTCAGTAAACGCTGCAGGAGCGAACTTTGGAACGATATGCGTACCATTTGGTTTCCCTGGAGATGTCTTCTATGCATTTGTAGATGGTGGAATGGCAGGAATGGTACCTGTAAGTCAAACATGCGGAAGACCATTTGGTCCTGGATGTTACTTCCCAATAGGATGTACTAATTTATGCTATAGAGCAACAGACGCTGCAGGAAACGTTACAGTATGTAACTTCCAGGTATGTGTTAACGAATGGGCAAACCAAACATTAGCATTAGTATGTAATGATGAAGTACAAATTTCATTGGATCAAAACTGTGAGGCTACCATCAATGCTGATATGGTATTAGAAGGAGGACCTTACGGATGTTATGATGACTATATCGTTGAAGTAAGATTATGGACAACAACTGGAAACGGAGGATTGATCGATCGTAACTTAACAAAACCGGGAGTACAGATTAACGGAAATGAAATCGGAAGAGAATTGAGAATCACAGTACGTGACCCACAAACAGGAAATTCATGTTGGGGACATGCTACAGTAGAGGATAAATTACCACCGGTAATGACATGTCCAAGAGATACATGCGTTCCATGTCAATCACCATTGACCCCATCATTCACAGGTCAACCAACAGTACTTGAGAATTGCGGAGGAGCAAGTGTAACATATAGAGATAATGCAACACAAGGAGGTTGTGCAGCTAGATATTCAAAATTGATCTTACGTACATTTACAGCAGTAGATGCTAGTGGAAACAGATCAGTATGTACACAAACAATAACAGTAGCGTTAGGAGATTTAAATATTGTAAGCGTTCCATTGAACTTTGACAATATCGAAGAACCAATGTTATTATGTGATGAGAAAATAGATCGCAATAAGAATGTAGGTCCACACATGGCAGACTTCCCTGAATGCGTAGATGGATACTTGTTAGATTCAGCCTATTGGTATGCAAACCCTAACCAACCAAACATCTATCCAAACAGAAGAATACCAAGAGTATTGGGATGGAACTGTATCGACAATCCAAACAGTCCAAATTTTGGACATCCAAATCCTGATCCGGTATACTATCCAGCACACAGACAGTGGTCACAAACCAATCCATTATGTTGGGGTCCTGACACAAGAATTATGTGGCATGGAACTGGAAAACCAGGAGGAACAGATTGTATCAATTTAGCAGTAACATACAAAGATATCATATTTGATTTAGCAACACCTGGTTGTGATGCAGGTCCGATAGGATGTTATAAAGTATTACGTCAATGGACAGTATTAGATTGGTGTACAAGTTTAGTAGGAGGTCACAACCAAATTATCAAGGTAGTAGACGCTGAAGGACCGAATATTTTATATCCAGATAGTACAAGAGTTAACATGGAAACATGGACATGTACAGGAAGATGGGACGTACCACCAGCCTGGATCGTGGACAACTGTTCAAATGAATTACACTATACAGTAGAAGTTGAAAACGGAACTGTATTAGGAAATGAAGTATCAGGATATGTAGTAGTAAATATGCCAGAAGGATTACAAAATGGTTATATCATTGCAACAGACTGTTGTGGAAATATAACTAAGAAAGTAGTTAAATTAAATGTAATCGACAGAACGCCACCACAAGCAGTATGTAGAACAGCTACAGTAGTGAGCTTGAATGGAAATCAAAATCCTGGAACAAATTATGCTTCAATATTTGCAGAATCATTTGACGAAGGATCATTTGACAACTGCCAACCACACATCTGGTTCAAAGTTATCAGAATGGCTGAATTGTTGGGAACCAACAGTGGAAGTAATTCAAATAACGTAGTAGCATGTGCAGGCTTAAATGGAGATGACAACACAGTATTGGCAGGAAATCAAGTATATTTTGATGATGTTACAAGATTCTGTTGTGCAGATGTAGGACAAAAGATCATGGTAGTGTTTAGAGTATTTGATGTGAATCCAGGCGCAGGCCCGATAGCACCAATCAACATGACCAATCCAAACAGTGCATTATTCGGAAGATTCAGCGATTGTATGGTAGAAGTAGAAGTACAAGATAAGAGTGTACCTACAGTAGTAGCACCACCAAATATGGTAGTAAGCTGCTGGTACTGGTTCGATATCACAAAAGCAAATGATCCAAGCGACCGTCAATTCGGTAGAGTGGTAACGAGCTTATCAGATAGAGAAAAAGTAAAAACATCTGATATCGTATGTCACAAATTCTGCGAAAGAAATCAATACACAGGCTATCCAGGCTATGTACAAACAAATCAAGTACCGGTACCTGCACCAAATCAAGCATGTATCTATTACAACCAATTGTTTGATACAGCACACTGGGATCGCAAGTATGAATTAGTATGGGGCTTTGACGGTTATGCATTAAGTGCATGCGGAACGAACCCAACGATTGTAGTAAATGACTTAAGAGAGTGCGGACAAGGACAAATCCAACGTATCATCACAGCAACAGGACCAAACAATAGCCGAGTGAATGCAATCCAAACCATTTGGGTAGTAGATTGTGATCCATTCTATATTGATCCACTAAACTGTAATGATCCAAGATATTCAGATATCCAATGGCCAAATGGTGTATGTAACCAAAATCCAATCGTAATCGATGGTTGTGGAGCAGACATCAGCCCAGAGAATCCACAATTGGGTAAACCAGTAGTGGTGAATAACGCAGATGACAATTGTGCATTAATCTCTATTGAAAAATTTGATGAGATCTTCACAATAGAACCAGATGCATGCTTCAAAGTATTACGTAAATGGGTAGTGATTGACTGGTGTCAATATGATCCATTCATCGATCCAGATTTCGGAAGATGGGAAGCATTACAAGTGATCAAAGTAAGAGATCAAGACAAACCAGTAGTTACATGTGAAGTTGGACCATGTGAGCCAGCAGTGATAGATCCGACATTAAAAGTATGTGTAGGTCATATCAGCTTAACAGCAACAGCAACAGATAACTGTACACCAGTAGATTGGTTGTTCTGGGAATACAAGATTGATGCATACAATGATGGCAAGGGAGTACACGGAGGCTATGACTTCCGAGTAGGAACATTGACCCAACGTCAATATAATGCAGGCGATACAGTAGAGTATAGCCACAATCCATTCGCTGATGACAATCACAATCCATTCAATGCAAGTGGAACATACCCAATCGGTATCCACAAAATCAGATGGAATGTAGAGGATGGTTGCGGAAATATAGGAGTATGCGAAACATTATTTGAAATCAAAGATTGTAAAGCACCAACACCATATTGCTTAACAGGAGTGATCACAGTACCAATGCCATCATCTAAGTGTGTGGATATATGGGCTAAGGATTTAGATCATGGAAGTTATGACAACTGTACACCAAAAGACAGCTTGAAATTCTATTTTGACGGAGATGAAAACAAACCAAGTATCCGAGTATGTTGCGATGATTTCGTAGCAGCTGGACAAAACGATGAGTTAAGAATCGAAGTTGAAATGTGGGTACAAGACGAAGAAGGAAACAGAGACTATTGCAAGACAATAGTAATTGTACAAGATAACTTAGATAGCTGCTTAAATACAGGATCATTTGGTAAGATCACGGGAAGTCTTAAAACAGAAGGAAGTGAAGAAGCTAAACCAGTAACAATGCAGTTAGAGACAGCGAATTCAGCGATGAAAGAAGTGACAGGAAGCCCTTATACATTTGGAGATTTGAAATTCCCAATAGTATATACAGTTAAACCAAGTCGCAACGATGATCACTTGAACGGAGTAAGTACAGCGGATATCGTTAAGATCCAAAAACACATATTGGGTCAAATACCAATAACGAGCCCATACAAGTTGATAGCAGCAGACGTAAACGCAAGTGGAAGTATAACAGCATCAGATATCTCAGAAATGAGAAAATTAATCTTAGGCGTACAACCAACATTTACGAAAGTAGCATCATGGACATTTGTACCGAATTCATATGTATTTGCAGATCCAAGCAAACCATGGAATGCACCAAGATCAAGTACAGTAAGTGTAAATGACAAAGTGGAGTACAAAGAGAACTTCATGGCAATCAAGATGGGAGATGTGAACGGTAATGCGAAAGCAGGCTTAGTAGGAACATCAATCCGTACGACAGGAACATTGAACTTAGAAATCGAAGAAGGTACAGTAGTAGCTGGACAGACGTATAAGATGAATGTTAAATCAAGTGACTTTGCAAGCATCGCAGGTTATCAATTTACAATGAAGTATGACAACGAAAGTTTGGTATACGAAGGAGTAGAAAGAGGCGTGTTGAATGTAAATGAAAGCAATATCGGAACGATCAGAAGTGGAGTGATCACAACAAGCTGGAACTCAAACGTGGGAGAAAGCTATAAATCAAACGAAGTATTGTACAGCATCGTGTTTAAAGCAACAAGAAGCGGCAATATCAGTAAGATGATCAGCATCACAAGTGATGTAACAAGAGCAGAAGCTTATGACAACTTAGATCAAGTTAAAGAAGTTAAATTAGGCGTACGCACCGATAAAGGAATTGTAGAAACAGGTGTGTTCGAATTGTATCAAAACGAACCAAATCCGTTCAGCAAAGAAAGCGTAATCAGCTACCGCTTACCAGAAGCATCAGCAGTTAAATTAACTGTATACGATGTAACCGGAAAAGTAGTAAGAGTATACGAATTGAAAGGACAAAAAGGCTTGAATAGCTATAAGATCACGAAGAGTGAGTTAAGCGTATCAGGCGTATTGTACTATCAATTAGATGCAGCTGATCATACAGCAACAAAGAGAATGGTCGTAATCGAGTAA